The following are from one region of the Streptomyces changanensis genome:
- a CDS encoding ABC transporter substrate-binding protein, translating into MKSIRSRSTSAIVVAMAAGSLVLAGCSSNNGGSGPKDKAPDASHAAEQSKPVAYGDAAASTGPAKEVAGAKSGGFIEVYQQSDLSHMDPGQIYVSDAGQFANLVHRKLTNYQEDAKGNLTVVGDIATDSGQTTDGGKTWKYTLKDGIKDEDGNVITSADIRHSIERLYSKVIFDGPTFVQTWLSGTDYRKALPDGPYKGKHLPNTVLETPDAKTVIFKFNQPRPDLPQALAMAGYGIVPAKQDTKEKYDKAPKALGPYKLTEYKAGKSFKLVRNTHWDPKTDAVRHQYVDGYNFTNTVDAASQTKRLIADQGEAKNAIQFTDSVETTLVRDVVTKPAVNKRTVKGYQPYVWQLTFNMDKLKDKKVRDAITYAIPNERMIQADGGKYGGEIAGGLFAPTLPGHDPNYDPFGKKKKPNGDPEKAKQLLKEAGVKEGTKLTYAYSNTPRGQKQSVIIRDALNAIGFNVQLKEVERASYYEQIGKVKNPYDLYMTGWGQDWSSPSTVVTPVYDGKLISDGGSNYSHINDAKVNSLIEEALKLQPEQAAAKWEEAHKRIVEEINPAAPVYYSKQMQLFGSNIGGARYSTNSSYININDLFVKQP; encoded by the coding sequence ATGAAGTCCATCCGATCGCGTTCCACGAGCGCCATAGTCGTCGCCATGGCGGCCGGCTCCCTCGTGTTGGCCGGCTGCAGCAGCAACAACGGCGGTAGCGGCCCCAAGGACAAGGCCCCCGACGCCAGCCACGCCGCCGAGCAGTCGAAGCCGGTCGCCTACGGCGACGCCGCTGCCTCCACCGGTCCCGCCAAGGAGGTCGCCGGTGCGAAGTCCGGCGGCTTCATCGAGGTCTACCAGCAGTCCGACCTCAGCCACATGGACCCGGGCCAGATCTACGTCTCCGACGCCGGCCAGTTCGCCAACCTGGTCCACCGCAAGCTGACGAACTACCAGGAGGACGCCAAGGGCAACCTGACCGTCGTCGGTGACATCGCCACCGACTCCGGCCAGACCACCGACGGCGGCAAGACCTGGAAGTACACGCTGAAGGACGGCATCAAGGACGAGGACGGCAACGTCATCACCTCGGCCGACATCCGCCACTCCATCGAGCGCCTGTACTCGAAGGTCATCTTCGACGGCCCGACGTTCGTCCAGACCTGGCTCTCCGGCACGGACTACCGCAAGGCGCTGCCGGACGGCCCGTACAAGGGCAAGCACCTGCCGAACACCGTCCTGGAGACCCCGGACGCCAAGACGGTCATCTTCAAGTTCAACCAGCCGCGCCCCGACCTGCCGCAGGCGCTCGCGATGGCCGGCTACGGCATCGTCCCCGCCAAGCAGGACACCAAGGAGAAGTACGACAAGGCGCCCAAGGCGCTCGGCCCGTACAAGCTCACCGAGTACAAGGCCGGCAAGTCCTTCAAGCTCGTGCGCAACACGCACTGGGACCCGAAGACCGACGCGGTCCGCCACCAGTACGTGGACGGCTACAACTTCACCAACACCGTCGACGCGGCCAGCCAGACCAAGCGTCTGATCGCCGACCAGGGCGAGGCGAAGAACGCCATCCAGTTCACCGACTCGGTCGAGACCACGCTCGTCCGCGACGTCGTGACCAAGCCCGCGGTCAACAAGCGCACCGTCAAGGGCTACCAGCCCTACGTCTGGCAGCTCACGTTCAACATGGACAAGCTGAAGGACAAGAAGGTCCGCGACGCGATCACGTACGCGATCCCGAACGAGCGGATGATCCAGGCCGACGGCGGCAAGTACGGCGGCGAGATCGCCGGCGGTCTGTTCGCCCCGACCCTGCCGGGCCACGACCCGAACTACGACCCCTTCGGCAAGAAGAAGAAGCCGAACGGCGACCCGGAGAAGGCCAAGCAGCTGCTGAAGGAGGCCGGCGTCAAGGAGGGCACCAAGCTGACGTACGCGTACTCCAACACCCCGCGCGGCCAGAAGCAGTCGGTCATCATCAGGGACGCGCTCAACGCGATCGGCTTCAACGTCCAGCTGAAGGAGGTCGAGCGCGCGAGCTACTACGAGCAGATCGGCAAGGTCAAGAACCCGTACGACCTGTACATGACCGGTTGGGGCCAGGACTGGTCGTCCCCCTCGACCGTCGTCACCCCGGTCTACGACGGCAAGCTGATCTCCGACGGCGGTTCGAACTACTCGCACATCAACGACGCGAAGGTCAACTCCCTGATCGAGGAGGCCCTGAAGCTCCAGCCGGAGCAGGCCGCCGCGAAGTGGGAGGAGGCGCACAAGCGCATCGTCGAGGAGATCAACCCGGCCGCCCCGGTCTACTACTCGAAGCAGATGCAGCTCTTCGGCTCCAACATCGGTGGTGCCCGCTACAGCACCAACTCGAGCTACATCAACATCAACGACCTGTTCGTGAAGCAGCCGTAG
- a CDS encoding ABC transporter ATP-binding protein, translated as MSENVTLPQQGTPQQGEPLLKVEGLTKHFPIYGGFPFKRQVGAVKAVDGVDLTVHRGEALGLVGESGCGKSTTGRLITRLLEPTGGRIEYAGIDITHAKRKQMAPIRSEIQMIFQDPYSSLNPRQTVGSIIKSPMEVNGINPPGGREKRVRELLETVGLNPEHYNRFPHEFSGGQRQRIGVARALALEPKLIVADEPVSALDVSIQAQVVNLLQKVQEEMGIAFLFIAHDLAVVRHFSQRVAVMYLGKVVEVADRDALYNRPRHPYTHALLSAVPEATVDEPQRERIRLAGDVPSPINPPSGCRFRTRCWKAQDKCATDDPPLVQIAGNSEGHLTACHFPEEPTIRSGKEVVLDPALASLESDAK; from the coding sequence ATGAGCGAGAACGTCACTCTGCCGCAGCAGGGAACACCGCAGCAGGGAGAACCGCTGCTGAAGGTCGAAGGGCTGACGAAGCACTTCCCCATCTACGGCGGCTTCCCCTTCAAGCGACAGGTCGGCGCCGTCAAGGCGGTCGACGGGGTGGACCTCACCGTCCACCGGGGCGAGGCGCTGGGCCTGGTCGGTGAGTCCGGCTGCGGCAAGTCGACCACCGGCCGGCTGATCACCCGCCTGCTGGAGCCCACCGGCGGCCGGATCGAGTACGCCGGCATCGACATCACGCACGCCAAGCGCAAGCAGATGGCACCGATCCGGTCCGAGATCCAGATGATCTTCCAGGACCCGTACTCGTCGCTGAACCCGCGCCAGACCGTCGGCTCGATCATCAAGAGCCCGATGGAGGTCAACGGGATCAACCCGCCCGGTGGCCGCGAGAAGCGCGTCCGCGAGCTGCTCGAGACGGTCGGCCTGAACCCGGAGCACTACAACCGCTTCCCGCACGAGTTCTCCGGCGGTCAGCGCCAGCGCATCGGCGTCGCCCGTGCCCTGGCGCTGGAGCCGAAGCTGATCGTCGCGGACGAGCCGGTGTCGGCCCTGGACGTGTCGATCCAGGCGCAGGTCGTGAACCTGCTGCAGAAGGTCCAGGAAGAGATGGGCATCGCCTTCCTCTTCATCGCCCACGACCTGGCGGTCGTCCGGCACTTCTCGCAGCGCGTCGCGGTGATGTACCTGGGCAAGGTCGTGGAGGTCGCCGACCGCGACGCCCTGTACAACCGGCCCCGCCACCCGTACACGCACGCCCTGCTGTCGGCCGTGCCGGAGGCGACCGTCGACGAGCCGCAGCGCGAGCGCATCCGCCTCGCGGGCGACGTGCCGTCCCCGATCAACCCGCCGTCCGGCTGCCGGTTCCGCACCCGCTGCTGGAAGGCGCAGGACAAGTGCGCCACGGACGATCCGCCGCTCGTGCAGATCGCCGGCAACTCCGAGGGGCACCTGACCGCGTGCCACTTCCCGGAGGAGCCGACGATCAGGTCGGGCAAGGAGGTCGTCCTGGACCCGGCGCTCGCGTCCCTGGAGTCCGACGCCAAGTAG
- a CDS encoding ABC transporter ATP-binding protein: MTTLTKTEDTPAPTGPGGFLSVRDLRVAFSTEDGVVRAVDGLSFDIERGKTLGIVGESGSGKSVTNLTVLGLHNRKSTDIQGEIILDGQELTTASEKELEKIRGNKAAMIFQDPLTALSPYYTVGRQLSEPFMKHRGASKKEAKERAIEMLTKVGIPQPQTRFDDYPHQFSGGMRQRAMIAMALMCDPELLIADEPTTALDVTVQAQILDLLRDLQQEFGSAIIFITHDLGVIANMADDLLVMYAGRAVERGSVREVLREPKHPYTWGLLSSMPRLGGDTSEPLVPIPGTPPSLLNPPNGCRFHPRCRFKDEVPGDRCSTERPLLADGRAAACHLTAEQKQSIFIDQIKPRLG, from the coding sequence GTGACCACACTGACCAAGACCGAAGACACGCCGGCCCCGACCGGGCCGGGGGGCTTCCTCTCGGTCCGCGACCTGCGCGTGGCCTTCTCCACCGAGGACGGCGTCGTCCGGGCCGTCGACGGCCTCTCCTTCGACATCGAGCGCGGCAAGACGCTGGGCATCGTCGGCGAGTCGGGCTCCGGCAAGTCCGTGACCAACCTGACGGTCCTCGGCCTGCACAACCGCAAGTCGACGGACATCCAGGGCGAGATCATCCTGGACGGCCAGGAGCTGACCACCGCCTCCGAGAAGGAGCTGGAGAAGATCCGCGGCAACAAGGCCGCCATGATCTTCCAGGACCCGCTGACCGCGCTCTCCCCGTACTACACGGTGGGCCGGCAGCTCTCCGAGCCGTTCATGAAGCACCGCGGCGCCTCCAAGAAGGAGGCGAAGGAACGCGCGATCGAGATGCTGACCAAGGTCGGCATCCCGCAGCCGCAGACCCGCTTCGACGACTACCCGCACCAGTTCTCCGGCGGCATGCGCCAGCGTGCCATGATCGCCATGGCGCTGATGTGCGACCCCGAGCTGCTCATCGCCGACGAGCCGACCACCGCGCTCGACGTGACCGTGCAGGCCCAGATCCTGGACCTGCTGCGCGACCTCCAGCAGGAGTTCGGCTCGGCGATCATCTTCATCACCCACGACCTCGGCGTCATCGCCAACATGGCCGACGACCTGCTGGTGATGTACGCGGGCCGGGCCGTCGAGCGCGGCAGCGTCCGCGAGGTGCTGCGCGAGCCGAAGCACCCCTACACCTGGGGCCTGCTCAGCTCGATGCCGCGTCTCGGCGGTGACACCAGCGAGCCGCTCGTGCCGATCCCCGGCACCCCGCCGAGCCTGCTGAACCCGCCCAACGGCTGCCGCTTCCACCCGCGGTGCCGCTTCAAGGACGAGGTCCCCGGCGACCGCTGCTCGACCGAGCGGCCCCTGCTGGCGGACGGCCGCGCCGCGGCCTGCCACCTCACGGCGGAGCAGAAGCAGTCCATCTTCATCGACCAGATCAAGCCCCGGCTGGGCTAG
- a CDS encoding ABC transporter permease, whose protein sequence is MTSPIEIEGREASVALDKDTTAKTDATEEKQQGHQGRSPGQLMWMRFKRDRVGVVSAFVVLSYFVIGALAPVISALYGKDPYTLYPTVPGHENVLDDFGMPYGTFGGVSGEFWFGVEPNLGRDVFTMLVYGIRTSLYMAVVLTVLAVVTGVVIGMVGGFFGGKVDYWLGRTTDFFLAFPSQLFFIAFMPVVTAMFVDPRDETPTYLRAVAILLVMWFLGWMGMARLVRSSVLTLREREFVEAALVSGASRWRIVRKEILPNIVTPILVQGTYMLPSAILSIAFLSYVGVGFVEPTPDWGRMFAIGSRIYQQDPAFMIFPGVALVVFVLAFNLLGDSVRDAFDPKTGR, encoded by the coding sequence ATGACCAGTCCAATTGAGATCGAAGGCCGCGAAGCCTCCGTCGCCTTGGACAAAGACACCACGGCCAAGACCGACGCCACGGAGGAGAAGCAGCAGGGCCACCAGGGCCGTTCGCCCGGGCAGCTGATGTGGATGCGCTTCAAGCGCGACCGCGTCGGCGTCGTCTCCGCCTTCGTGGTGCTCTCCTACTTCGTCATCGGCGCCCTCGCGCCCGTCATCTCCGCGCTGTACGGCAAGGACCCGTACACCCTGTACCCCACGGTGCCGGGTCACGAGAACGTGCTCGACGACTTCGGCATGCCGTACGGCACCTTCGGCGGCGTCTCCGGCGAGTTCTGGTTCGGTGTCGAGCCCAACCTCGGCCGCGACGTGTTCACCATGCTCGTCTACGGCATCCGCACGTCGCTGTACATGGCCGTGGTGCTGACGGTCCTGGCCGTGGTCACCGGTGTCGTCATCGGCATGGTCGGCGGCTTCTTCGGCGGCAAGGTCGACTACTGGCTCGGCCGGACCACCGACTTCTTCCTCGCCTTCCCGAGCCAGCTCTTCTTCATCGCCTTCATGCCCGTCGTGACCGCGATGTTCGTCGACCCGCGGGACGAGACGCCGACCTACCTCCGGGCCGTCGCCATCCTCCTCGTGATGTGGTTCCTCGGCTGGATGGGCATGGCCCGCCTCGTGCGCAGCTCCGTACTGACCCTGCGGGAGCGGGAGTTCGTCGAGGCCGCGCTCGTGTCGGGCGCCTCACGGTGGCGGATCGTCCGCAAGGAGATCCTGCCGAACATCGTGACGCCGATCCTGGTGCAGGGCACGTACATGCTGCCCAGCGCCATCCTCAGTATCGCGTTCCTCTCGTACGTCGGGGTCGGCTTCGTCGAGCCGACCCCGGACTGGGGCCGCATGTTCGCCATCGGCTCGAGGATCTACCAGCAGGACCCGGCGTTCATGATCTTCCCCGGCGTCGCTCTCGTGGTCTTCGTCCTCGCCTTCAACCTGCTCGGCGACTCGGTCCGCGACGCGTTCGACCCCAAGACCGGACGGTGA
- a CDS encoding ABC transporter permease, whose product MLQFLIRRVIGAFVIMFLIGAFTFFLFYTIPQDFAALSCGKNCSPENLAVIRENLGLDKPITTQFWTFMVGIVAGRDFAQGHCAAPCLGMSFDSGDFVWDSIVDRFPLTLSLTIGGLIIFLVLGLGSGMLAAWKRGTKADKFVSGASMVLSSFQIYFLGAVVLGVMVYQTGWMENPSYTPFTEDPLAWATGLLIPWAVMATIFTAQYTRMARSTMIEQLQEEHVRTAKAKGMAQRYVFFRYAWRGSLTPIVTIIGMDLSALLSGAVVTEFTFDLAGIGRLAVDASISKDLPLTMGVMLFGAFFILLLNIVVDIAYAYIDPRVRLA is encoded by the coding sequence ATGCTTCAGTTCCTCATCCGCAGGGTGATCGGCGCGTTCGTGATCATGTTTTTGATCGGCGCCTTCACGTTCTTCCTGTTCTACACAATCCCCCAGGACTTCGCCGCCCTCTCCTGTGGCAAGAACTGCTCGCCGGAGAACCTGGCCGTCATCCGGGAGAACCTCGGACTCGACAAGCCCATCACCACACAGTTCTGGACCTTCATGGTGGGCATCGTCGCCGGGCGCGATTTCGCACAGGGCCACTGCGCCGCGCCGTGCCTGGGCATGTCCTTCGACTCGGGTGACTTCGTCTGGGACTCGATCGTCGACCGCTTCCCGCTGACGCTCTCGCTCACCATCGGCGGGCTCATCATCTTCCTGGTGCTCGGTCTCGGGTCCGGCATGCTCGCCGCCTGGAAGCGCGGTACGAAGGCCGACAAGTTCGTCTCCGGCGCCTCGATGGTGCTGAGCTCCTTCCAGATCTACTTCCTCGGCGCGGTCGTCCTCGGCGTCATGGTCTACCAGACGGGCTGGATGGAGAACCCCAGCTACACGCCGTTCACCGAGGACCCGCTCGCCTGGGCCACCGGCCTGCTCATCCCGTGGGCCGTGATGGCGACGATCTTCACCGCGCAGTACACCCGTATGGCGCGCTCCACGATGATCGAGCAGCTCCAGGAGGAGCACGTCCGCACGGCGAAGGCCAAGGGCATGGCGCAGCGGTACGTCTTCTTCCGGTACGCCTGGCGCGGGTCCCTGACGCCCATCGTGACCATCATCGGCATGGACCTCAGCGCGCTGCTCTCCGGCGCGGTCGTCACCGAGTTCACCTTCGACCTGGCCGGCATCGGCCGCCTCGCGGTCGACGCCTCGATCAGCAAGGACCTGCCGCTGACGATGGGCGTGATGCTGTTCGGCGCCTTCTTCATCCTGCTGCTGAACATCGTCGTGGACATCGCCTACGCCTACATCGACCCGCGCGTACGCCTCGCCTAG
- a CDS encoding ABC transporter substrate-binding protein: MAQVGARALRSVALLTSGVLAVSVLAGCSSDEEESSARAVPADIAAAPRAQVKDGGTLRWAVDALPTTLNAFQADADATTARITGAVLPALFTLDERGRPQPNGDYLETAEIVEQKPKQIVRYKLRQQAVWSDGREIGAPDFVAQWRALSGRNTAYWTARNAGYERIEKIERGASDLEVRVTFAKPYADWKALFTPLYPKEVMGSPDTFNDGARTRLATSAGPFRLKTVDTGAGTVTLVRDPRWWGEPAKLDSLVLRVVPRDRRAQALTAKTVDLAAVDPAVAQRVTRATETAKTAPGGAPAASAPAGAAGATAQGAPAQAPAAAARTRQARTAQDVERDALRGYVVRRTLEPAYTQLALNGASGPLADERVRRAIARAIDRQELAQAVLAPLGLPAEPVGSHLALAGQYAYADSSGALGNQDTEEALALLADAGWTKAGARRTAAPKAGAEASTTPSGAASSSAPASKATASKAVGAAARADVPSDEGLYIVGDDKADPKGRPGTHVLAPAPAAAVHSSLVSAQARALTRALTAAGADAKADDAKADGDAKEPGEGRAAAKPASDEKKATDEEKAADGKKAADEKKATGAKETADAKEAAGAKKAPAADAPGPQRPEAQGGAPGAYAPVGTAAPGKKAKPAAGPLGKDGRPLTLRFVLPSGPGSEVLRSVGDRISRMLDRIGVRTEISKVPDENFFKDHIASGDYDLALYSWPGTAFPATDGRPIFAKPEPATDGSLLVEQNYTRVGTDHIDQLFDQAAAELDEKAARDLVRRADARIWAAAGSIPLFQRPELVAARKDVVNAGAFGFATPRYENIGFAARKAG, translated from the coding sequence ATGGCCCAGGTCGGCGCCCGCGCACTCCGGTCCGTCGCACTCCTCACCAGCGGGGTGCTCGCCGTCTCCGTACTCGCCGGCTGCAGCTCCGACGAGGAGGAGAGCAGCGCCCGCGCCGTGCCCGCGGACATCGCGGCGGCGCCGCGCGCACAGGTCAAGGACGGCGGAACCCTGCGGTGGGCGGTCGACGCGCTGCCCACCACCCTCAACGCCTTCCAGGCCGACGCGGACGCCACCACCGCGCGCATCACCGGCGCCGTCCTCCCCGCGCTCTTCACCCTCGACGAACGCGGCCGGCCGCAGCCCAACGGCGACTACCTGGAAACGGCGGAGATCGTCGAGCAGAAGCCGAAGCAGATCGTCCGCTACAAGCTCCGCCAGCAGGCCGTGTGGAGCGACGGCCGCGAGATCGGCGCTCCGGACTTCGTCGCCCAGTGGCGGGCCCTGAGCGGCCGCAACACCGCGTACTGGACCGCGCGCAACGCCGGTTACGAACGCATCGAGAAGATCGAGCGGGGCGCCTCCGACCTGGAGGTCCGGGTCACCTTCGCCAAGCCGTACGCGGACTGGAAGGCGCTCTTCACACCGCTGTACCCCAAGGAGGTCATGGGGTCGCCGGACACCTTCAACGACGGGGCGCGCACCCGGCTCGCCACGTCGGCGGGCCCGTTCCGCCTGAAGACGGTCGACACTGGGGCGGGCACGGTCACCCTCGTCCGCGACCCGCGCTGGTGGGGCGAGCCGGCCAAGCTCGACAGCCTCGTCCTGCGCGTCGTCCCGCGCGACCGGCGCGCCCAGGCGCTCACCGCGAAGACCGTCGACCTCGCCGCCGTCGACCCCGCCGTCGCCCAGCGCGTCACTCGCGCCACGGAGACGGCGAAGACCGCGCCGGGCGGGGCCCCGGCCGCCAGTGCCCCGGCCGGCGCGGCCGGTGCCACCGCCCAGGGCGCCCCCGCGCAGGCCCCCGCCGCCGCGGCCCGCACCCGGCAGGCGCGGACCGCCCAGGACGTCGAGCGCGACGCCCTGCGCGGCTACGTCGTCCGCCGGACCCTGGAGCCCGCCTACACCCAGCTCGCCCTCAACGGCGCGTCCGGACCGCTCGCCGACGAACGGGTGCGCCGCGCCATCGCCCGCGCCATCGACCGCCAGGAGCTGGCGCAGGCGGTCCTGGCCCCGCTGGGGCTGCCCGCCGAACCGGTCGGCTCCCACCTCGCGCTCGCCGGTCAGTACGCGTACGCCGACAGCAGCGGCGCCCTCGGCAACCAGGACACCGAGGAAGCGCTCGCCCTGCTGGCCGACGCCGGCTGGACCAAGGCGGGCGCGCGCCGGACCGCCGCCCCCAAGGCGGGCGCCGAGGCGTCCACCACCCCCTCCGGGGCCGCCTCGTCCTCCGCCCCCGCCTCGAAGGCGACCGCCTCCAAGGCGGTCGGCGCGGCGGCCAGGGCGGACGTGCCCTCCGACGAGGGCCTGTACATCGTCGGCGACGACAAGGCCGACCCGAAGGGCAGGCCCGGTACCCACGTCCTCGCCCCGGCCCCCGCGGCCGCCGTCCACAGCAGCCTCGTCTCCGCCCAGGCCCGGGCCCTCACGCGCGCCCTCACGGCCGCCGGAGCCGACGCCAAGGCCGACGACGCCAAGGCCGACGGTGACGCGAAGGAGCCGGGCGAGGGGCGGGCCGCCGCCAAGCCCGCGTCGGACGAGAAGAAGGCGACCGACGAGGAGAAGGCAGCCGACGGAAAGAAGGCCGCCGACGAGAAGAAGGCGACCGGCGCCAAGGAGACCGCCGACGCCAAGGAGGCCGCAGGCGCCAAGAAGGCCCCCGCCGCCGACGCCCCCGGTCCCCAGCGCCCCGAGGCGCAGGGCGGCGCCCCCGGCGCGTACGCCCCCGTCGGCACCGCCGCCCCCGGCAAGAAGGCGAAGCCGGCCGCCGGTCCGCTCGGCAAGGACGGCCGGCCGCTGACCCTGCGCTTCGTCCTGCCGTCCGGGCCCGGCTCCGAGGTGCTGCGCTCGGTCGGCGACCGGATCTCCCGGATGCTGGACCGCATCGGCGTCCGCACGGAGATCAGCAAGGTCCCGGACGAGAACTTCTTCAAGGACCACATCGCCTCGGGCGACTACGACCTGGCCCTGTACTCCTGGCCCGGCACGGCCTTCCCCGCCACCGACGGGCGGCCCATCTTCGCCAAGCCGGAGCCGGCCACCGACGGCTCCCTGCTGGTGGAGCAGAACTACACGCGGGTCGGCACGGACCACATCGACCAGCTCTTCGACCAGGCCGCCGCCGAGCTCGACGAGAAGGCCGCCCGCGACCTGGTCCGCCGGGCCGACGCCCGGATCTGGGCCGCCGCCGGCTCGATCCCGCTCTTCCAGCGGCCCGAGCTCGTGGCGGCGCGGAAGGACGTCGTCAACGCGGGCGCCTTCGGCTTCGCGACGCCCCGCTACGAGAACATCGGGTTCGCCGCGCGCAAGGCCGGGTGA
- the typA gene encoding translational GTPase TypA, whose protein sequence is MPTRHDIRNVAIVAHVDHGKTTIVDAMLKQAGAFAAHQLDSVDDRMMDSNDLEREKGITILAKNTAVKYHPKDGGAPITINIIDTPGHADFGGEVERGLSMVDGVVLLVDASEGPLPQTRFVLRKALQRRMPVILCINKTDRPDSRIDEVVNETYDLFLDLDADEEQIEFPIVYACGRDGIASLTKPEDGTVPADSTNLEPFFSTILEHIPAPTFDEEAPLQAHVTNLDADNFLGRIALLRVEQGELRKGQTVAWIKRDGTVSNVRISELMMTEALTRKPAEVAGPGDICAVAGIPDIMIGETLADPENPIALPLITVDEPAISMVIGTNTSPLVGRGATGKGADNKAAVKDRKVTARQVKDRLDRELVGNVSLRVLDTERPDAWEVQGRGELALAILVEQMRREGFELTIGKPQVVTKEIDGKVHEPVERMTIDVPEEHMGAVTQLMGVRKGRMDNMSNHGSGWVRMEFVVPSRGLIGFRTEFLTQTRGTGIAHSIHEGHEPWFGTLQTRNNGSLVADRSGAVTAFAMTNLQERGVLFVEPGTEVYEGMIVGENSRSDDMDVNITKEKKLTNMRSSSADSFEAIVPPRKLSLEQSLEFCRDDECVEVTPEAVRIRKVNLDGRERARAASRAKHG, encoded by the coding sequence ATGCCCACGCGCCACGACATCCGTAACGTAGCCATCGTCGCCCACGTCGACCACGGCAAGACGACCATCGTCGACGCCATGCTCAAGCAGGCCGGCGCCTTCGCCGCGCACCAGCTGGACTCCGTCGACGACCGCATGATGGACTCGAACGACCTGGAGCGTGAGAAGGGCATCACGATCCTGGCCAAGAACACCGCCGTGAAGTACCACCCCAAGGACGGCGGGGCCCCGATCACGATCAACATCATCGACACCCCCGGCCACGCCGACTTCGGCGGCGAGGTCGAGCGCGGCCTGTCGATGGTGGACGGCGTGGTGCTGCTCGTGGACGCCTCCGAGGGCCCGCTCCCGCAGACCCGCTTCGTGCTCCGCAAGGCGCTCCAGCGCCGGATGCCGGTCATCCTCTGCATCAACAAGACGGACCGCCCCGACTCCCGGATCGACGAGGTCGTCAACGAGACCTACGACCTGTTCCTCGACCTGGACGCGGACGAGGAGCAGATCGAGTTCCCGATCGTCTACGCCTGCGGCCGCGACGGCATCGCCTCGCTGACCAAGCCGGAGGACGGCACGGTCCCGGCGGACTCCACCAACCTGGAGCCGTTCTTCTCCACCATCCTGGAGCACATCCCGGCCCCGACGTTCGACGAGGAGGCCCCGCTCCAGGCGCACGTCACCAACCTGGACGCCGACAACTTCCTCGGCCGCATCGCGCTGCTCCGTGTCGAGCAGGGCGAGCTGCGCAAGGGCCAGACGGTCGCGTGGATCAAGCGTGACGGCACCGTCTCCAACGTCCGCATCAGCGAGCTGATGATGACCGAGGCGCTCACCCGCAAGCCGGCCGAGGTGGCGGGCCCCGGTGACATCTGCGCCGTCGCCGGCATCCCGGACATCATGATCGGCGAGACGCTGGCCGACCCGGAGAACCCGATCGCGCTGCCGCTCATCACGGTCGACGAGCCGGCGATCTCGATGGTCATCGGTACGAACACCTCCCCGCTGGTCGGCCGCGGCGCCACCGGCAAGGGCGCGGACAACAAGGCGGCCGTCAAGGACCGCAAGGTCACCGCCCGCCAGGTGAAGGACCGCCTCGACCGCGAGCTGGTCGGCAACGTCTCGCTGCGCGTCCTGGACACCGAGCGCCCCGACGCCTGGGAGGTGCAGGGCCGCGGTGAGCTGGCGCTGGCCATCCTGGTCGAGCAGATGCGCCGCGAGGGCTTCGAGCTGACCATCGGCAAGCCGCAGGTGGTCACCAAGGAGATCGACGGCAAGGTCCACGAGCCGGTCGAGCGCATGACGATCGACGTGCCCGAGGAGCACATGGGCGCCGTCACGCAGCTCATGGGCGTCCGCAAGGGCCGCATGGACAACATGTCCAACCACGGCTCCGGCTGGGTCCGCATGGAGTTCGTCGTGCCGTCCCGCGGCCTCATCGGCTTCCGTACCGAGTTCCTGACCCAGACGCGCGGCACGGGCATCGCCCACTCCATCCACGAGGGCCACGAGCCGTGGTTCGGCACCCTGCAGACCCGCAACAACGGCTCGCTGGTCGCCGACCGCTCCGGCGCCGTCACCGCCTTCGCGATGACCAACCTCCAGGAGCGCGGCGTGCTCTTCGTGGAGCCGGGCACCGAGGTGTACGAGGGCATGATCGTCGGTGAGAACTCCCGTTCCGACGACATGGACGTCAACATCACCAAGGAGAAGAAGCTCACGAACATGCGGTCGTCCTCGGCCGACTCGTTCGAGGCGATCGTCCCGCCGCGCAAGCTGTCGCTGGAGCAGTCCCTGGAGTTCTGCCGCGACGACGAGTGCGTCGAGGTGACCCCGGAGGCCGTCCGCATCCGCAAGGTCAACCTGGACGGGCGCGAGCGCGCCCGTGCGGCCTCCCGCGCCAAGCACGGCTGA